The DNA region GCTAAAGTCAGTTCCAGGCCAGACCGTAGAAAGATCCATCCACGGGTGCGGCACTCTGACAAATATCCTTGGGTTTTCACAGTAGAAGATGCTGTACTCTATCTCGATCAGCCGATCCCTGTTGATGAGTCTTTAAGAAGTCAGCTAGAAGCATTCGAGGGACGTGACCCCAGTTCCCCTTGGGCTTGGTTTGTACAGGCAACCCGCAAGGTTAGCCAGCAGGACTTCCAGCGATTAACTAAGGGTGAGAATGAACAGTTTTAGGGTTTACTGGAAGGTACGATCGCTAAACTGCACCCCAACCTTGCAGTAAAAAGCCCGCCACAAAAGGCAGGCAACATCAGATGAGGGGGCTTCACGACTGAAAGTGACTTTAGTTTTCCCAACAGGATACGATCGCCAACCTTAGCAAGTTCAGTTAGTAAGTTACCCTCTAAGAAAAACCTACTGAGCCTAAGTCGTAGTCGTGCAATACCATGCTCACCCGCTGAGGAATTCCAGGATAAACGTTATCAGGGCTGAAGTGAGGATGTCCTGCCAGAACTTGTGGCGATCGCGCTTTTGGGTCGTTGTGTTACTTTTCTCCGTCATGACGATCGCTACTCCTCACTCTTGGCAAACTTCAGCCAGTCATTAGGTGTGGTTTCAGGGAAAGCTTTGGCGAAACCTTCCAAGACTTTGCCACTGGGAACTAGGGATGGATCTTTGTAGAGCCGATAAACAGTTGGCTCTGATAGCTCAGTGGCTTTCCAGAGGGCATAAGCCGTTAATCCCCTGGAATCTGCAAATTCTTTGACGCGATTGAGCACTTTCATTCCTCCATACTCTCACATTTATAGGGTATCCAATAAAGCTGATACCTTCAATAGCTTTATCTAATAAACTTGACAGTATCCTAAAAGTTTGAGAGTATGGAGGAATGGGATACGAAACGGGTTCCGCTGCCACCAACAGGTGAGTGATGCCCCGGAAGCAGATTCCCTCAAATACCAACCAAGAGGCACCCGCCTCAACTGCCAAGTAAAGATCGGGTGCCCCACTCGCAAAACAACGAGGTAATTCAAATGTTATCAGTCGCTATCGAACACCGCATTTTCATTGATCCGGTTTTCTACCAGGCAGGCTTCAAAGATGGCACTCGCTCCATGATGAAGGGTTCTCTTTGTGATAACCACAGCTACCTGGCAGGGTTTAACGCTGGAATTCGGCTCTATCGCTCGTCTATTCCCGATGGTATCCAGGAAAGTTACCTGGAACGAGGCCACGGTGATGAGCTTCTAAATCCGCTGTAGACCGATGGCTGTCTATACAAGGGCACTAGAGTTTGTCCAGTCACCGATTAATTAGCGCCGATGGGCGATCGCAGAGGAGGCAACCCGCGATCGCCTATTTCTGGCAGGTCAAGGGAGTGCCGTATGTCTCCCGATCCAATCACTTCAATCCCCACTCACTTCACGGGGATGTCCACCAGACCAGATTTTGGAGAATTCTCATGCAAGACATTCAAATCTTTCTCGACTATTTATCATTGTTACCTGTTGCTATTGCTTTTGCCCTGTTGCTGTTCCATCTGATGAACTGCTGGCAAGACACCGCTACCTCTAGCCAGAACGTAGGAGTGATCGCCTCTGATAGCAACGCCATGCCTGGACAATTCAACCCGCCTGATCCGGCTCGATTGGCTGAATTGCAACTGGAGGAGGTTTTAGCAGCCTGCCAACCGGAGCTATGTAACCAGGAACCGAGCAGCATTCTGGAAATGATTGATCCCTGCAATGTTCTGGGGGTAAGACCAGAGCCGTGTGACCAGGCGGAAGCCAAACAGGGAATCACGATTATGAACCCCAGCCGATTGAACTCTGAGCAACTGCGGAAAGAATGCTCCAAGCTGGGAATTCGATGGCGAAATGCGAAAGGCAAAGGCAAGCACCTGACCCGACTTGAGATGCTGAATGCCTTGGGAAGAGCGATCGCCTAACCCAAGTTTTTCAAGGGGACTGAAGGCAGTCCCCACCATCAACCCCTAACTCCGTCAAAAGCATGGTTAAAAATTTCTAAGTAAAATTTCTGCCGGATGGAAAAGAAGTTTGGGGGTCAGTACCCTGGAGACATAATTTTCTTACAGGTCAACTCCATTCCCCGTGTAATGGCGCTATCTTGCACTACGGGTCTTTCCCCGGCACCCGCAGATTCTATAAGTGTTCCGTTCTTGTAGTAAGAAACTTTTTGCTCAAACGCCCGCCGTTCTCTACAAGCAAATCCGTAATCAATTTCAATCAGCCCTTGCTTGTCACTGGTCAGCATTGATAAAACGAACTTGTCTTGACTGGACTTTTCCTCGTCCCAGTAGACTTTACGGCCATCCTGCAACGTTGCAACTGAAATTAATTTATCCAGATTGGTTGCTGATTTTGTAGGGGTAGCTGTAGGCGCTGTTCTATTGCACATCCGGCTCAGGTCAATCATTCGCCCGCTGGTATCGATCATGTAACAGGCTGGCTGAGCGATCGCAGGAGCAGCAAGCAAAGCGATCGGAGCGGCAAGCAGGGCAACTTGTAGAAATCTCATGGCATTGAGGGAATATAGAGGCTTCAGATCCTCAATACGCAGGGTCTATTCTACTTTCCCCAGAGATTAAGTGAAAATTGGATGAAGAAAAACTCAGTGGAAGGAGCTTTTTATCATCTCCCCTTGGAAATCGTCACCTATCTGCAATGCCCATGTGGAAGAAAAGTATTGGATTGAGGCAAGATGGAGTGTTATCAAAAGAGCGTAGATAAAGTTCCAGGTTGATTTGCTACTGCATCTCACATCTCAGCCCCAACAACCTATACTCTGCTTGGAAACGATCAGTGATCGGCCAAGCCATTATGACAAACTCTTCAGAATCTGCCATGAGATAGCTCAATTACCTGAAAACTGCCTCGACATCACCATCGATTTTAACTACTGCGAATTCTTAGGTCATACGGGTGTCGCCTTCCTGGGTGGATTAGCCCATCTCATTCAGGCACGAGGTGGTCGCGTCAGTTTCAACTGGGATAGTCTCCGCTCAAATATTTGCATGAACCTGGCTCAAAATGGGTTTCTCTATCACTTTGGCTACGGCTCCTCATCGTGGGATGGTAATTCAATCCCCTACCGCTACGACCTCCACTACAACGCTACTGCGCTCGGAGACTATCTCAGATACAAGTGGCTGGGAAAAGGGTGGGTCAATATCAGTTCAGGGTTACAAAAAGTAATCGCAGACAACGTCTTAGAAATCTACCTCAATGCCTTCGACCATAGCCAGTCTGAAATCGGTGTGTTTAGCTGTGGTCAACATTATCCCAAACTGGAAATGCTGCACCTCACCGTCATCGACTTCGGAATCGGTATTCCTACCAGCGTCTGCTCCTTACCCCAAAACGTCCTTTTTACTGCCAAAGAAGCTCTATCCTGGGCGTTCGAGCCTGGAAACACCACAAAACAAAATGGCATTTCTCGCGGTTTAGGGTTAAATCTATTGCAGGAGTTCATAGCTAAAAATCATGGAAACTTGATGATTTTCAGTAACAACGGCTATGTCGCCATAGACGATAATGGAATGAGATATGAGAACAAGGATATTAATTTTTCTGGAACGCTTGTAAACATTGCCCTTCGGTGCGATGAGCAGTATTACTGCCTAGCATCCGAAGTTCCGTCGATTGAGGAACCGCTGTTTTAACCGAGGGAGAGTCAGGCATGAACTATAAGATCTATGAAATCACAGGAGAATACGCCACTGATGCCGATAGTGGGCAGCAGGTCTATGACCTCATTCATCCTGCACTCCTTGCTGGTAACTCTGTAGAGCTAGACTTCAGCGGGATCAGTGTATTTGCGTCTGCTTTCTTCAACTTTGCGATCGGGCAACTCCTAAAAGACCTTTCTCCTGACACACTCAACAAACTTCTCAAAATCACAGAACTATCTCCTAATGGATACAGCATTCTGAAGCGCGTCGTTGAGAATGCCAAGCATTATTATTCAGATGTGCAATATCAAAATGCGGTAGATACTGTTCTGGAAGAGTACGCTGCCAGTTTCTAGACTATGCCCATCAATCTCACCATTCAGGCGGAAGTCATTGACATTCGTAGCGATACTCCACGCCAGGATGATATTTTTCTGGTCGATACCAATGTTTGGCTCTGGCAGACCTATACCAACGCGATCGCCTCGTCTCCCAATGCTCCTAACAAAATTCGAGCCTATACTCCCTACCTCAGTAAGGCGCGAAGAAATGGGGCTACTTTGGTCTACTCTGGCTTAATCCTGTCAGAGCTTGCTCATGTTATTGAGAAAACCGAACGCCAGATTTATAACCAGCAGACTGGCATCACTCTGAATGCCAAAGAATATCGTCATAATTACCCTGCTGAACGGGCAAACGTCGTAGCAGAGGTTGAATCAGCTTGGAAACAGGTGGAAGGACTGGCGGTGCCAATTGATTTAGTGGTTAATGAAGAAATAACCAATGCTTCTCTAGCTCGATTCAAGTCTCAAGCCCTTGATGGTTACGACCTCCTGATCCTTGAAGCTATCCGCAGAGCAGGAGCAGGACAGGTCAAAGTGATCACAGATGACATGGATTATGCTGGTGTTCCTGACATTCAGGTTTTTACCCAAAACGGTTTGGTGATTCAACAGGCAACTTCACAAGGGAAGTTGCTTTCTACCCGATAATTACAGACGCAGATAACAACCGAAAATACTTTTTTTACATAAAATTATAGATTAAGATTTCGTGAAGGCTGCAAATGTAGGGATATTTTAGAGAGAAGGTTCTCTAATTTATTTGGCATCTGATGATGGACGACAAGGCATTGTTCGACTACTGGCATCAACGAGTTGAGTTAAGAAACACCCATCTCTTGGATAGTCCTGAACATCTAAAAACGCCTACGCTGCGCCATGAATACACCAATTATGATGATCTTCGCTTCTTGAGAGAAGTTCAGCAGCTTGATGAACTAGAGCGCAGTAAAGTTATTGCCATCATTAAATATGAGTGTACTGCTAAAGTTCTCCAACACCGGGCAAGCAGACTTCGCGATCGCGCCAATAAGCTAGAAGATGCCTGCAACGAGCTAGACGAGAAAAAAACAAGCTACATAACATCATTAGGGCACTACAGAAAAAGCTATTTGGAAAGGATAAAGAGATTGAAAGGCTAGAAAAACGAATCAACAGCCTGGAAATGGCAAACGAAGCCCTCCAAGCAGAAGCAGAACAAGGCAAAGCTCATGCAGAATTGCTTGCAGAGTTTGAGCAACTCAAAAAACAATACGAAACGGTCGAAAGGCAGAGACTCAAGCTCGCTAAGAATAATCAAACCCACTTTCCGCCCTTTAAGTGTCACACTCAAACATTTAACCCTGAAAGCCTTGCTGAGCAAAGAATATGAGGCTATTAGTTCGCATGAACCATTAGAGCGCAGTTGAGAATAGATGCTGTTTATTGAGATAAATCTCTGGCCAAGGCTTCTGGGAGTCCGTGGCTGCGTCGTTAATCCCTGATGTGCCAGTTGAAAGTGCGGAATGTGGGATCAAAGTCTAGGAGGAAGAGTTGCCCATACAGAACGCTACAAGCAGAAGCGTGATGAAGCCATGAATCAGGTTCGAGAACTAAAGCAACAAATTCAGACTTTGAAAGAAGAAAATTCAAGCCTTCGTCAGGTAAATGATCAGTTAAGCAGCGAACTTGAGAGACTTAAGAAACAGACCAAATTGTGAATTGTGGAAATCAGAAGAAATGAAGCTGGTTGAGCTAAAGGCAAAAGTCTACGAGTTGTCTGGAGTGGACACAACTCAGCAACTCAAGGCTAAGTACAAGGATCTGAAGACGCTAGATATGCGGCGTAAGGATGCTTGGATGAAAGCGCTGTCCATCCTTCAAGATCAGCAAAAAGAATTTAACCACTGGTTAGAGAACCCACCAGAAGAGTACCAGCAGCTCTTTGCAGAAATTGAGGATGTTTCAAGGCTGTATGACCAGAAGCGAACCGAGTTCAAACAAGTAGGGGCAGAAGTTAGGGCGATCGTGAGCGATCTTGAGGAGCTAGCAGGTGAATGTCAAGATGAGGCAACCACTTTAAGGCAGGAAGTTAAAACGGCAAGGCAAATTAAGAAAAAAATTCAACTGAATTAATGAGCATTACTCTGAACCTGATTAGAGACACGTTGAGCCAGTTGGGTGGTAAAGCGTCTTGTTGCGAAATTGCTGGAGCAATCCACCAACAAGGCTACGAGCAAAAATATTCAGAAGTAGATCTCACTGTCCGCAGAATTGTCTACACCCACTGCCCTCAACACGTTGAGGAATACCTTGGTCAACCAGTCTTTGAGGCATTGGATGCTCGGTACTACGGCTTCTGGAATCCCTCCAAGAAATACAGCGATCGCTATGTACAAGCACTTTACAGAAAAAAGCTGCTTAATTCCTGGAATACGTGCATGGTTACAGGAGTAAAGATTCAGTGCAAAGCTTCACACATCAAACCGCGCCATCAATGTACATCCCAAGAAGAGCAAATCAACGTGTTTAATGGTTTGCTACTCAGTCCTGCAATCGATGAACTATTTGACAAGGGACTAATCAGTTTTGACGAGCAAGGGCAAATCCTATTTGCTTCAGAGCTTAAGCTGCATGAAATTCAGCTATTAGGATTGTCAGATCGAATGAAACTGCGAGGGATTAGGAGTGGAAATCGTTATTTCCTCCAATACCACCGGAACAAAATTTTCCTCGGACAGGAAAAGTAGTCTCCTTAGTAGATTAATCTACTATAAAAGTAAATGCCCGGTATCCTCATTACCGGGCTTGAGGAGAATTAGATTAGACCGCAAGTTACTCAAAAAGATTTATTCGTTTGGTCAGGATCTGCATGACCTCACCCTGGTTAATGGTTGGAAGCGGCCTAGACCATTCATCTGGTCTTGCGTAGCCATACTGGAACAAAGTCATTACGAAGAAATGCACCACTTGCGGGCTTCCGATCGCCAGCACCCGCAGAATGTCAGGAGAAGGGCGATCGCGTAAATCGATAAAAGGTAGTTCAGAGGAAAGAGCCTCTTGATTACGCGGGTTCTCTGTCATGATAGTTTCAACTCCATCTAGGGGTAAGCCATCGCGATCGCCGACCAAAGCTGAAGCGATGGCTTTTTGACACCCCTATATTCTCATTTTTTAGACATAGCGGCAAGATGAGAATACTGGCACCATTAAGGGATGGGAGCAAAAAACCGCATTATGGAACTCTTAGCCCAGCAGGGCATTACCCGGTATCGTTTTTGGCAAGACACCGGGTTGAGTCGGGCAACCGCCTACCGCCTTTGTGATGATCCAACTTATATTCCTACTGGGGAAGTGATTGAAAAGATTTGTCGTGCTTATGACTGGCAGCCGGGAGACTTCATTATTTATGAGCCGGATGGGGAGAAGTAGTAAGAAGCTTTGTGAAGCTTAGATGAAGCTGAACGGTTTGGGTGTAATTTGGGTGTAAGAATTCGCGAAAAAGCCTCAAATACCTGCAGAAAAAGGATTGATAGCTGATTTGTAATCAGCCGGTCGCAAGTTCGAGTCTTGTCACCAGCTTCGGGTTTTCAAGCCCTTTAGCTCTTGCTGCTATGCATTTTGTAGGCCAATGTATTCAGCTATGTGAGGCTATACAAACCTGGCCCCTTTGCCAGGTCAGCATAAATGTGAGTAGGAGAAGTTCTACCCAGGAGAGAATGTTAATCCACTCCCCGTGCTGAAGCGACTGGGAGTGGATCAATCCATTTTCTTGACGTTTTGATGCCAAAGCTTCTAGTGGCTAAAGTCGAGTTGAAGAAACCCGGTTTCTAGACTGGCGCTTTAGTACAGGTAGTTGGCGGCTACCCAATTTCCATCGGGCAATTGTTCCCAGGCATAACCATCCCGGTAGACGGTGCCATCTACGGTGGGCAGGTAAGTGCCATCGGGAACCGCAGTTTCAATGCAGTTGTCCAGACCTGGCCCACGGCGAATATTCAAGCCAATCCCCGAACGGGTTGCCACATACCCGCCGCCATTGCTATAGGAATAGGGGCTGTAGTAATAGTCGTCGTAAGGCGAGCCGTAGCAGTCTTCGTAGCTGTAATCCTGGTAGTAGCGATCGCAGGGATCGTAGCTTGTTTCTTCATAGTAGCGATCGCACGGATCATAATTCTGCGGCTCATAGCAAGGATCGTAGCTGGTGTCCTGGTAGTCACAGTCGCAGGGATCATAGCTAGTAGGTTGGTAGCAAGGGGTGACATAATCCGTAGCGACCCAGGCTGTCTCACCAATGCGTTGCCAGGTGTAGTACCGTTCAACTGGGTAACCAAATGTTTCTATAACTGTGCCATCTTCTAACCCGCCAATTCGCCGGAAATTGATTCCAGGGCCGCTCCGAACATTCAACCCAATCCCCGTATTGGTGTCAACGTACCCTAAATAAGTAGGCTGGTATTTTTCATCTAAACCGAGAGCCGTTGCCGTTTCTTTACCGACAATGCCATCTACCTGCTTCAGTCCCTGACGAATTTGAAAATCCATGACTGCGGCTTCGGTCTGAGATCCAAACTGTCCGTCGGCTTCAATTCCCAGTGCTTTTTGCACATGGGTGACTGCTGCGCCAGTACTCCCCTGTGCGATCTCCGAGGTTGCAGCCGCTGCCTTGTTGGGGGTCGCACTCACTGCTGCTACAGCCAGAGCCACCCCTGCTAAGGCTACTCCGGTTGACCCTGGCATTTTGATATCTAAAGTTAATTCTGGATCAGGGGTGAGATCTTCATAACTGGCCGCATTGTGAACAAACGCTAGAAACTCCATACGCTCCTCCTGGGTAGAAACGAGACAAAGGAGGTAGCCACCATGAAAACAACAATCTGTTCATGATGACTACCAAGATTAATATTCAGTTGTAGTTTTAGCTAACGGCTAGTAGCAATCGCAGTCATCATAGGAGTAACCGCAGTCATCATAGGAGTAACAGCGTGGTTCGTAGTAGCGATCGCAGGGGTCGTAGCAATCATCATGGTAGTAACTGCGTGGCTCGTAGTAGCAATCGCAGGGATCCCAGCGTCTCGGCTCATAGTAGTGATCGCAGGGGTCGTAGCAATCCCACCCGCGCGGCTCGTAGTAACGATCGCAGGGGTCATAGCAATCATCATAGCTATAGCGATCGTAGTAATAGTCGTCGCAGGGATCCCACCGTTTTGGCTTGTAGTAGTAGTCATGGGAGTCGTAACAGTCATCCCAACGATCCCAGCCTCTGGGTTCATAGTAGGAAGGCTCGACATAGTCCGTGGCAATCCACGCATTATGACCAATACGCTGCCAACTGTAGTACCGCTCAACAACAGGGCCAAAGGTTTCTACATAGGTGCCATCGGATAAACCACCAATTCTACGGTAGTTAATCCCAGGGCCACTCCGCACATTCAGCCCACAACCGCTGCAAGTATCCACATAGCCACTAAAACCGAAGTGGGTTGGTTGATACTTTTCATCTAAACCCAGTGCTGTGGCAGTTTCCTTACCCACTACACCATCGACTTGCTTCAACCCCTGGCGAATTTGGAAGTCCATTACTGACGCTGCAGTGATGGGACCAAATTGACCATCGGCTTCAACTCCCAGGGCTTTTTGTACATTGGTGACGGCATCACCAGAACTGCCCTGAGCGATCGCAGGCGTGGCTGCAGAAGCCTTGCTAGGAGAAGCACTAACCGCCGCTACAGCGAGTGCAACACCAGCCAATGCGACTCCAGCAGAGCCTGGCACCTTGATATCTAAAGTTAACTCTGGATCAGGGGTTGGATCTTCATAGTTCACAGAACTGTGAACAAAAGCTAGTAACTCCATAGGTTCCTCGTTCGCATTATCATCGCCTGCCCAGACTCACAAGGGGAGATTACATGGTGGGTACTTGTTAGTACTTAGATATCACCCGCTATGAGCACTTTGCAGAATTGATAGGGACAAAAACATCACTTTTCATCTAGCAACAGCTTGTGTCGAGCAACTAATGCGAAGACAAAATTTTGTGCTCATGAAAAATGATACCTAGAGTGTATCACAGGGTTTCTTAAAGGAAGCACTTTTTTGATTTTTTGCTACCTTAAATACCCCCTAAGTTTAAAGGCCAGGTATTAGCAATTCACCAAAGATCACAATAATTCAAAAGCAAGCTGGTTCAAGCATCGGCATGGATAAATTTTGAAAAAGCCAGAATTTACACTGCTGGGCAAGGAAAATTCTACTCTGCCAACAAATTTTGCCCCATCTACTCGGAACCGCTCCACCCAATAGCCAACTCCTGTCTGCCCAGAAATGAAGCTAAACCTTGTCCAAGTTCAGAACTATAGTTTTTCTGATGGGAAAACGACCGTTCTCTAGCTAAATCTGGTTTAGCTGAAAAAGTACCTCAAGACTTAGGAGAAGTTTGAGGAGTTGGAGTAGGAGAAGTCTCAGGGGTTGGAGTCGCTGATGGGCTCGCTTGGCTGGCCGGATCTTTCAGCTTAAAGGTTTGAGAGATCGCGGCTGTAGGCTGAGTTGCACCAGGCTGATATTGATCCATTTGTACGTCGATTGTCTGTTCGGGCTTGACAGTGATCGTTTTGACTTTTACTTGCGGCCCCAAAAACTCTGCCGCAATATTTCTAGGATTTCCATTGTCATTAACAAAGGCAGCTAAATAGGAAAAATCACCCTGATTTGGGATGGAGATCTGAATGGCGGTGACAGCATCTTTGATGCCATCTTTGTTTAAGTCCCCGTAAGCAACCACATCACTCATTGTGAAGATTCGTTTTGTTTCTGGGTCTTCATATTTGCCGTTGACAAGCTTGACCGGGCCTTTAGCCAGAAAGTAGTACTCGGCATTCTTCAGCTTCTCGGCAGTCAGGTCTGGAGCAGTTAGAGTTTTCGCCACTGGAGGAGTGGTAGCAGCCGGACTGGGTGAGCTAGAGGCAGGCGAGGGAGTAGGTGAAGCAGCCGAATTAGTTGGCTTTTGCAACTGCAATAGACTACAACTACTGACAGTTAATCCCAAACCGCAGGTTATACCAAGCATCAACAAAGTTGTTCTACAACTCACAGCAATCTCCTTATAAGGCAAAGATGCTTTACCACGGGCAATAGTGATAGATAGCAATCCCACCATGAACCTTCCTCAATTGATGAGGGGCATCTTTAGGGTACAAGCAGTCCTTTGTTTTGGAGCCAAATTCTTGGCAAATTTTACGGATGTGCCAAAGTTTCAAGAACGCGATATCCTGAAGACACATTCTGGGAAAAGTGATTTTCTTAGGATTTATGTACTGAAAATTGATCGATTGCGATCGCCACTATTGTTTACGATTTGACACAAAATCTACCCAGTTCTGACAGCTTCTTTATGAAAATGGTAAACCCCCTGATGTCACTACAAAAGCTGAAAGTTTCTCCCCGCTTATTAGCTGGTATTTTTGTCCTGGCCTTAGGTTTGGGCCTGGGTACTCCCATCCTGTTGAAAAATTTCTTGCCCTTCGCCAGTTCCGGAAAAGTTGAATTGGGAGCGGCAAACCAGCCTTTAGCTAGTGGAACAACAGGTGATCAGGACAGGCAACTCTCGGTTGCAGATACGGTTTATCAACGTGCAAACCCTGCGGTTGTCACAGTTTATTCAGTGAATGAATTGGGGTCGGGCATGGTGTTGAAATCGAGCGGTTTAATTTTGACAAACCGCCATGTGATTCAGAATTCCATCCTGGCATCTGTGAAAACTTCTACCGGACAAGTCTATGAAGGCCAGGTGATCGATTTTGATATGCGCTACGACCTGGCGCTGATTAAGCTCAATGCCAAAGATTTGCAACTACCGACAGTGACGCTGGCCGAAGCGGTGACGGTGAAACCAGGAGATCCGGTATTTGCGATCGGTAGCCCTGCAGGCAAAGCTGGAACCATCACGTCGGGAACCTTTGTTGGTACTAATGAGCATGGTAGTTTGCAAACCAGTGCTGGATTGCTGAGTCCTGGCAATTCTGGTGGTCCTTTACTGAATGCTCAAGGTGAAGTGATTGGCATCAGCAAAGGACTACTGGATAACCAGAGTGGTCTGGCCACAAGCATTGTTCCGATTAAGGAATTGCTCGATCGCTATGAACGAATCCATAGACCTGCCCCATAAAAACTCTGTTTATCCATCCCAGGTTTATGAACGCAACCTAATCCTGCACTTCCTGGTCTGAATACCCCGGTCTTGAGGCTCCAAAAACAGTGGCTTCACCCAGTGGAGCGGCTGCAAAGCGGTAGAAATTATTGCTCAACCCTAGCCTGTTCCTTCGGCAAACCTCGCCAGAGGCGAACGGCAGTTGATGGCGTGATTTGTCCGGTCAGGGCTTCCCATTCGTCCATCAAATAGTCATCATCAATCATTACCATCGGATCATGCTGCTCATCCTTGAGTACAGCCAAGATATGCAAGCCAATGTTAAGTTCCAGATACCGGAGTTGAGGGTCATAACCCAAATGTTCTACAAGCGAGAGAACCTGGGAAGGGTGTTCAACTTCACTTAAATCAATACCCAGAATAATCTGTCCCGGTCTGGCTCCTGGCCGCATCTTTAAAGCCTTGATTTGCTCGGTGGCGTTCATTGCTGGTACTTCCTTATCTATGCCTAATTTACTCGATCGGATTTGATTCAAAAATACAGCGGTACTGTTGATTTTGTCCTCGACGTAGCCGACTGGGCTGCTTAACTCTAACTAGCCTTACCCCATCCCGCTCTGCAATTTGCCGACAAATCCGCTCGGCTTCTTCTGGACTGGTAGCAACGATTGGCTCATCATATTGCTGTGGCTGCTCGTCGGGATTTTCTGGATCAATAATCATTGCCAAACATTAAGAGCCAGGGATAGTAAGGGATTTGCCGTTAAATAATGTGTCGGCTGTAGGATGTGGTAGGCATTAGCCGTAACGCATCATATCTGTTTATCGAGAAAAATTTCTGCGGGATCCTCATCTATTGACAAACCGTTGACCAGGACTTCCAGTTCACTAGAAGTCCTGGCTGAAGCAGTTGCTCGAATTTGCTCGATCGCCATCAGGGTCGCCTCCGGGGTCGCAGGAGACGCGAGGGGCACCGATTGGGGATGGTCTCCAAAGGCGGCAACAGCGGCACGAATCGCTTCCCGGACAGAGAGCGCCAGCATCAAGGGGGGTTCACCCACAGCTTTACTGCCGTAGATCACGCCATCCTGGGCTGCCCGTTCCAGTAAGTGAACGTT from Leptodesmis sichuanensis A121 includes:
- a CDS encoding helix-turn-helix domain-containing protein — encoded protein: MKVLNRVKEFADSRGLTAYALWKATELSEPTVYRLYKDPSLVPSGKVLEGFAKAFPETTPNDWLKFAKSEE
- a CDS encoding ATP-binding protein: METISDRPSHYDKLFRICHEIAQLPENCLDITIDFNYCEFLGHTGVAFLGGLAHLIQARGGRVSFNWDSLRSNICMNLAQNGFLYHFGYGSSSWDGNSIPYRYDLHYNATALGDYLRYKWLGKGWVNISSGLQKVIADNVLEIYLNAFDHSQSEIGVFSCGQHYPKLEMLHLTVIDFGIGIPTSVCSLPQNVLFTAKEALSWAFEPGNTTKQNGISRGLGLNLLQEFIAKNHGNLMIFSNNGYVAIDDNGMRYENKDINFSGTLVNIALRCDEQYYCLASEVPSIEEPLF
- a CDS encoding STAS-like domain-containing protein; the protein is MNYKIYEITGEYATDADSGQQVYDLIHPALLAGNSVELDFSGISVFASAFFNFAIGQLLKDLSPDTLNKLLKITELSPNGYSILKRVVENAKHYYSDVQYQNAVDTVLEEYAASF
- a CDS encoding HNH endonuclease: MSQLGGKASCCEIAGAIHQQGYEQKYSEVDLTVRRIVYTHCPQHVEEYLGQPVFEALDARYYGFWNPSKKYSDRYVQALYRKKLLNSWNTCMVTGVKIQCKASHIKPRHQCTSQEEQINVFNGLLLSPAIDELFDKGLISFDEQGQILFASELKLHEIQLLGLSDRMKLRGIRSGNRYFLQYHRNKIFLGQEK
- a CDS encoding helix-turn-helix domain-containing protein, with amino-acid sequence MELLAQQGITRYRFWQDTGLSRATAYRLCDDPTYIPTGEVIEKICRAYDWQPGDFIIYEPDGEK
- a CDS encoding peptidoglycan-binding domain-containing protein, whose protein sequence is MEFLAFVHNAASYEDLTPDPELTLDIKMPGSTGVALAGVALAVAAVSATPNKAAAATSEIAQGSTGAAVTHVQKALGIEADGQFGSQTEAAVMDFQIRQGLKQVDGIVGKETATALGLDEKYQPTYLGYVDTNTGIGLNVRSGPGINFRRIGGLEDGTVIETFGYPVERYYTWQRIGETAWVATDYVTPCYQPTSYDPCDCDYQDTSYDPCYEPQNYDPCDRYYEETSYDPCDRYYQDYSYEDCYGSPYDDYYYSPYSYSNGGGYVATRSGIGLNIRRGPGLDNCIETAVPDGTYLPTVDGTVYRDGYAWEQLPDGNWVAANYLY
- a CDS encoding peptidoglycan-binding domain-containing protein; the encoded protein is MELLAFVHSSVNYEDPTPDPELTLDIKVPGSAGVALAGVALAVAAVSASPSKASAATPAIAQGSSGDAVTNVQKALGVEADGQFGPITAASVMDFQIRQGLKQVDGVVGKETATALGLDEKYQPTHFGFSGYVDTCSGCGLNVRSGPGINYRRIGGLSDGTYVETFGPVVERYYSWQRIGHNAWIATDYVEPSYYEPRGWDRWDDCYDSHDYYYKPKRWDPCDDYYYDRYSYDDCYDPCDRYYEPRGWDCYDPCDHYYEPRRWDPCDCYYEPRSYYHDDCYDPCDRYYEPRCYSYDDCGYSYDDCDCY
- a CDS encoding S1C family serine protease, with product MSLQKLKVSPRLLAGIFVLALGLGLGTPILLKNFLPFASSGKVELGAANQPLASGTTGDQDRQLSVADTVYQRANPAVVTVYSVNELGSGMVLKSSGLILTNRHVIQNSILASVKTSTGQVYEGQVIDFDMRYDLALIKLNAKDLQLPTVTLAEAVTVKPGDPVFAIGSPAGKAGTITSGTFVGTNEHGSLQTSAGLLSPGNSGGPLLNAQGEVIGISKGLLDNQSGLATSIVPIKELLDRYERIHRPAP